In Candidatus Paceibacterota bacterium, the genomic stretch AACTCATTTGCTTTTTCATTACATACCGGCGATGGGCACGGGACCAGCGGGTGTGAAAGTTTCTTTTACTCTCGGAACTGTTCCATTTGAAATAACGAAATACATACGAAAATGATTTTAAAACAAAAACAAGGATTCATCGCTCTTATATCCACCATCGTCATCTCGGTGGTCTTGCTTCTTGTTGTGAGCACGGCGAGCTTAACCGGGTTTTATGGGCGCTCTGATATTTTGGATTCGGAACTCAAGGAGCGGACAAATGCTCTCGCCGAAGCTTGCGTGGACAAAGCAATTTTGTATGTAGCAGATGGTTCGGCTCATACTTACCCGGAGCTTGTGTCTGTCAGCACTGACAAGTGTTATATAGATTCTATAAGTGCCGGGGTCATTAAAACTCACGCGCTTTACAGCAGTTTCCGAACCAATTTGCAAGTCACTATAAATACTGCGAATTTCTCAGTTTTTTCTTGGGAAGAAGTGCCTTAGAATTAAGGATTAACTAAAATTGCTTGCTTTTTTGTCTGCCGGTGCTATATATAAGCAACAGAAGATTGTATTACTAATTTAGATAAAAAATATGTTTAAGAAATTATCTGCAAGAAAGGGGGGATTCACTCTTATTGAGATTCTCGTCGTCATCGGTATTATCGCTATTTTGGCAACTATTGTGCTTATTGCCATTAACCCAGCTCGCCAGTTTGCACAAGCAAATAACACACAGAGAGTAAGTAATGTAAATGCAATTTTGAATGCTATCGGACAGTACAGTGCTGACAATAAAGGCCAGTTGCCTCCGAACATTGATAATACTGTTAGAGAGATTAAAAAAAGCGGAGGAGCTGATATTTGTTCGAGTCTTGTTCCTACTTATATACCAGCACTACCATTTGATCCAAAGACCGGCTCTTATACAGACTGCAGTACTTATGACACTAATTACACTGTTGCAACGACAACTGGTAATCGTGTTGTTGTATCGGCTCCAGACGCTGAGCTTAGTCAAACTATTTCAGTTACTCGCTAATTTTTTCCCGGGTTTTTAAAAATCCCCGCGAGAACCTTTGGGTTCTCGCGGGGATTTTTATTCAGTAAGAAATGCTTATTCCCATCGTCTACCACTAAAGAGGTCGAATAATGAAAGGTTTTTATTTTATCCACATTTAATTCACAGGTTATATACAGGACGGGTTACACAATACATAATTCGTAAATCAAGAGTGCAATCAAAAAATAGACCAGGTAGAATTAGGAAATAATGACGAGGTCGAAAATTGTACATTTAAAAATTAAATAATTATTACAAGAATTAATACAAACATTATGAAACAGATAACAATAGAAAAAAGATCGTTTTGGAGCAAAATACTTTCTGCTTCAGTTTTGAGCTTCATGCTCGCGGTCGCTTTTGCCGGAACTCCTGCAAGAGCAGACGTTGACCCGGCAGGTTGTACCGATAACGGCGGAGGAGTCTCTGTCGCAGCATTTCGTGCTGATGGAACGACAAATATCGGATCAGGAACAGTGACCGACGGTGAAGCTATTAAGTATAAAGCGACACTTTCCGCACTCCCTACTCCGAACTGTGCTTTTGAAGGCGGAACGTGGACACTTACTACTCCAGATGGTGTTTCTCATAATTTGGGCGCTGTGCCTCGAATTGGAGGTACGGGAGTTGCGAGTCTTTCATCGGCTCTCATTCCTTACACAGTGAATCATGCAGATGAACAGGTGAATTCCACACGACATATTGATGCGATCACAAGCTACAGCGGAGGAAAATCTCATGCTGACACTCTTGATGAGACAGCGGGCCCAACTCTTGGCGCGTCAAAGATTCTGAAAGTTGTTCACACCCCTACAGTTACTACGAACGTACATGACGCAAACCATGCTGTCATCACTTCAGCTCCGATCGGATCTTCTGTACACGACCAAGCAACGGTTACTGGCGAAACTGGCGGTCCTGTTCCTACAGGCACTGTTAATTTTAATCTCTACCCAAACACAACTTGTGAGGCGACTCCGACAACGCAATCAGGAGTTGCTTTGACGGCGGGAGTAGGAGAATCCAGCGCAACAACCGTTCCGACAACAGGTCTCTCTTACAAAGCTCACTACAATGGTGACGGTAATTACCTTGTAGCGGATGGTGCATGTGAGCCATTAACGGCGACAAAACTTGATTCCCGCACTTCTACAGATGTTCACAGTGCTAATCACTCAGTTATTACTTCCGCAACAGTTGGGGATATGGTGCATGATAATGCTCTTGTAACTGGTACGGGTGGAACTGCAACTGGCAATGTTTCCTTCCAGCTTTACAGCGATGGCGTATGTACTGCAACAAATGGTGCTCCTCAAGTAGTAGCACTTGATGGCACAGGACATGCAGAGACAACTCCTGTTGCTGCAGCTGCTCCAGCGATGTCTTACAAAGCTAGCTATGCAGGAAACGATACTTACAATGCGAGCGAGGGAGCATGTGAACCTCTAACTGTAAACAAGCTCACTCCATCAGTAGTCACGGAAGTTCACAATGCTTCTGAAGCGGTTGTCAGTGGTTCAGTGATAGCTCCGGTAACAGTGCATGATAAGGCTACTGTTTCAGGTTCAGGTGGAACTCCAACCGGAACTGTAGATTTCTCATTCTACACATCAACCACTTGTTCTAGTGAGGCAACACCTTCTGGTTCAGGCGTTTCTCTGGTTTCCGGAGTTGCACACCCTTCATCGAGCCAAGGACCACTTTCTGCAGGTAGCTACGGATTCAAAGCTCACTACAATGGTGATGCGACCTACTCAGCAGCAGATGGCGAATGTGAACCATTCACAGTAGTTTCTCAAGGTCATATTATTGTAGATAAAGTAACCAATCCTTCTGGCGATTCACAAAGCTTTGATTTCACTGCAGGAGGTGCAGGATACACAAACTTTTCTCTCACTGACGCTACGGCACCAAATGACCAGACTCTAAACGCTGGTACCTATTCTGTTTCTGAAACTCTTCCATCGGGATGGGTTCAGACAAGCGCAACGTGTGACGGTCAAGGAAATACCCCAGCAAGTATCACGCTTGCTGCAGGTCAGACAGTAACATGTACCTTCACCAACACAAAGAAAGGCCATCTTATCGTTGATAAGGTAACCGACCCAACCGGCGATACGACTTCCTTCCCAATTAATGCAACAGGAAGCGGAACGATCACTGGTGGTGGAGCAGGTACAATAACTGATGCGGCAAATAAAGACTACGAAGTTACCCCGGGCACCTATTCAGTAACGGAAAACACCCCATCAGGATGGAACATGACTGGAAATACCTGTACGGATGTTGCAGTAGGTCCAGGGGAGACAAAGACTTGTACGATCACGAACACGAAAGCTCCAGTCTTGCAATATTGTTCTCCAGGATATTGGAAGAATCATCCAGCAAGTTGGACAGGATACACTCCAAGCCAGCTCTTCAGTAGTGTCTTCGAACAGATCTCAATTATGTGGAGCGCAAAAGGCAAGCCTTCTCCAGTGGCAAATCCTACGCTTCAGCAAGCACTTGAGGCGAACGGCGGTGGAATCAATCAGCTCGCCCGAGCAACAGTTAACGCTCTCTTGAACACCTCTGCTGGACTCACGACAGGGTTCACTACTCAAGAGATCATCGATGCATTCAACGCAGCAGTTCCGGGCACAGACAGCGCATACAGCTCTCTTGCTGCTCGATTCACTGCTCCAGAGAACTGTCCGCTCCACTAATCTCGAACTTAAAATTATCAGCTAAAAAACAATCCGGTGCCTTCGTGAAGGCGCCGGATTGTTTTTCTGCGCATCAGTTTGAATGAAAGTTTGTCCCCAGCCTCGCATTCTTTTGCGGGGTTTCTTCTTGTATAATATATGGATTGAAGCTACCAGCTAAAAGCTACCCCAGTAGTAGAGCAAAGCTCACTACGGGGCAGGCAGCTAATAAGCTTTTTTATGGCCTTTACAGACCCAGAACACAACATACAGCAATTTGGACTTCAGTCTGGAGCGAAAGTCGCAGATTTCGGCGCCGGCAGCGGTTTTTATGCTTTTGAAATTGCAAAAGCTGTCGGCGGGGCGGGGAAAGTCTATGCGATTGATGTCCAAAAAGATCTTTTGGCAAAAATTAAAAATGAAGGAAGCAAACGCGGATTTACAAATATCGAAATCATCTGGGCGGATGTGGAAAAACCGGCAGGCACGCATTTGAAAGCGGATTCAGTTGATGCGGTGCTCATTTCAAACATTCTTTTCCAGCTTCCTGATAAAGTCGGCGCCGTCGCAGAAGCAAAGCGGATTGTGAAATCAGGCGGACGCATTCTGGTGATTGATTGGACCGATTCGTACGGGGGAATGGGGCCGGCATTTGATGCGATTTTTACGGCAAAAAAGGCGCAAGAACTTTTCACGAAAGCGGGGCTCACACTGCAAACCCAAATCCGGGCAGGGGATCATCATTACGGACTCATTTTTAAAAAATAGCTATGTCCAATTTTCAAATTGTTTTTATCGGAATTCTCATCTTTTTTGCTATCGTCGGCCTCATTACTTTTGCAATTGTGAGGGCGCCGGAAGGAAGCGCGACCGCATCTGTGGTGATCTGGGGTACGGTTCCCCAACAAACATTTGACGCTCTTTTCACCGCGCTCAATCAAGGGAAGCAATCGGAGCTTAAAGTAAGTTATGTTGAAAAAGATGAAGCCACATTCGATACTGATTTAGCAGAAGCTATCGCCACAGGCCACGGTCCCGACATATTTCTTTTAGGACAAGATAAAATCTACCGCCACTCTGAAAAGATTGCTCTTATTCCTTTTACCGCTCTTACGCAAAGACAATTTCAAGATACTTTCATACAAGAGGGGAATATGTATCTCACAGGCAATGGAATTCTCGCTTTGCCTTTCGTGATCGACCCGCTTGTTATGTATTGGAATCGCGATCTTCTCACGAATGCTTCCGTAGTTGCTCCGCCGAAAAATTGGAGTGATTTCATCGCATTTACTAAAAAGCTCACGCTTAAAAATAATGCATCCGTACTGCTTCAAAGTGCGGGAGCGATGGGGGAGTTTAAAAATGTCTCCAATGCAAAAGAAATTCTAGCGACACTTCTTCTGCAGTCGGGCAATCCCATTACAAAATATGACCAGATCGGCTGGGTTTCTGCTCTTGATTCATCGGGAAACTCCGCCGAAGAGGGGCTTCGTTTTTATGCCCAGTTCGGGAATCCGACCAACGAGGCCTACACCTGGAACCGCTCTCTTCCTCTTTCTATTGATTCATTCGCTTCTGGCAAGCTCGCTGTTTATTTTGGTTTTGCGTCGGAACTCAAGACACTTCGACAGAAAAATCCGAATCTCAATCTCGATATGGCACTTATGCCTCAGCCGAAAGAAGTCACAGTTTCAATGACTTTTGGCAGAATGTACGGCCTCGCAATTCTCAAAACTTCGCCGAACTTCGTGAGTGCTCTCAATATGATTACGTATCTCACGTCGCAAGATGTGGTAAGAAATTTTGCTGTAGTCAGCGGCTTGCCTCCAACCCGTCTCGATCTTTTGGCAGTACCCCCGCAAGATTCATTGAGTCCAGTAATGTATTCTTCCGCGCTTCGTTCCCGCGCGTGGTTTGACCCAAATCCGACAGAGACGAAAAACATTTTCCAGCGGATGATCGAAACAGTATCTTCCGGCCAGGAAAAATATTCTGACGCGATAGGGTTGGGAAGCCAGGCGATTCAGCTTTTGTTTAACCAAAATAACTAAAATATGGCAGACTTATCTTCCTCAAAAAATATACTTTCGAAAATCTTTCTCGGGTTTTTTGTTTTCTTCGTTATTTTCAGTGTTGCTTTGCCCGTTTTTGCCTGGAGTCCTTTCCAGCCAGTTGTTCCTCCTTGTGATGGTTCGATTACAGCAGAAAATTCTGATCTCAATGACACCCGCACGGGGCAAAGTGGTTGTGGATATAACGCCTTCCTCCAGCTTGTTTCCAACATCATTCAATTTCTTCTTTATATCGCGATTCCAATTGCAGCTGTTTCGTTCTTTTTTGCCGGTTTCCTTTATTTGACCGCAGGAGGAAATCCTGGGAAAATAGAAGAGGCTCATCATATCTTTTGGAGTGCGCTTGTCGGAATTATTATTATGCTTGCTGCGTGGCTCATCATAAATACCATACTTACTGCGCTCGTCGAGAAAGGTTCAGGTTTTAATTTGCTCGGTTAATTTTCGCAAGATGCTTACCATGAAAACAGTAGAAAAAGTGGAACATATACTTAAAAATAAATCAGCTTTTTTCTTCGGAATCTTTTTTGTTCTCATCTCGTTTCTTATTTTAGGAGCGCTTCCTTCGTCCGCTTCAGCTGCTACCTGGTGTTCAAAAGATCCAAATAATGTAGTGCATGTATTTGGTTCGGGTCCAGCGTGTACCCAAGGAAGAGATGCTTCCTGGAATGTGTGCGGTACTTGTGTCGTATGGTGTGCCATTGGCAAAGACAAAAAAGCGGTCAATGCTTTTCCCACCAATGATGCCTGTGTCCAGTCTATTGCAAATTCGGGAGTCTCCGGCGGTTCTTGTAGGCAGTGTACCTCTACAGATATTGCTACCATCAACAATAAGCTCAAAGGCTATTACGGAACATCGAAACCCACAAACGGTTCCCTTTTTAATTTCAATTTAAATGGAATTCTTTTGGGATTCGGCTCTGGATCGTACATGTCACTTTATTCCGCGGATAATACAATTAATCAGACTTGGTGTGCCGCTTCGGGAGGTGGCAATGTTGTATTCTATAGTCTCAGCAGTTGTGTTGCCGCGGCTGGTTCGCCTGAAAAATGTTCTCCTTGCCAAGATCAGGGTGCGGGGAATACGACTCCGCTTCCTACTCTCAATACGGAGCCGGGAGCTTATTGTGATGCAAACGGCACGAATTATCCTTCTTTGTCTGCGTGTGTAAATAGTCAGGCGAACCAAGGCATTGATAGCCCTTCTTGTGGTCCTTGTTCCGATCCTGCTTTAGGGGGAGGTCCTCATCAATCTCCAGCACCCTTTGATTTGGGTGACACGGGCAAGAAGCCGTTTGATCTCGGTACTACTGGTGGCAGTTGTTCCGGTAGCAATGGCAGATTGCCGAATCCTCTTGGAAATACATGTGATTTGTACACGCTTCTCAATAAAATTCTAAAAGTTGCCGAACAGATTGGCGGAGTGATCATTGTGCTCGCTATTATTTACACCGGCTTTCTCTTTGTAAAAGCTCGCGGGAATAGTGAAGAGCTTGAAACAGCAAAGAGGGCATTTATGTGGACAGTGATTGGGGCAGGGGTGCTTCTCGGAGCGACTGTTCTATCAAAAATCATTGAGAACACCATTAAACAATTACAATAATTTAATAATTTATTTATTTACTATGAATCCATCACAAAATCTTGCTGCAGCATGTGCGATAGACTTCACCACTTTGGCAGATTGTATGACAAGGTACTTGGGACAGATTATTCCTGTCCTGGTCGGGGTTGCTGTCATCGGTTTTCTCTATGGAGTACTCCGTTATATCTATTCAGGAGGGGATGAAGAAAAACGAAAAGAGGGAGTACGTTTTATGACTTATGGTATTGTCGGTTTGGCCGTTATCACCACACTATGGGCTCTTGTCGGGATTATTACCCTAAGTGTCGTTGGTACAAATCCAGTGTTGCCACAACTTACTCCGGGCCTTCAATAAAGCCGTATTTCATATCCACACGTCTTTCTTGCTGATTTCCCTCGGTTTGTTACCATTAAAGTACGTTTCATTAAAAAAGTCGTTCAACGAAACTTTATTATTAAGTTATTTATTAATAGATAGTATGAAAAAATCTCTCATCATTGCTTCAGTTTGGGCGCTTCCTGGCTTAGCGTTCGCAGCGGGTTTTGATAATATCATCGGTCTTGCTCAAAGGACTTTGAGCCAGCTCGTTCCTCTTTTTATTTCTGCAGCAGTCGTACTTTTTCTCTACGGTGTTCTTACTTATATTCTTGCGGGAGGAGATGAAGAAAAGCGATCAGCGGGGCGAAACACGATGATCTACGGTATTATCGCAATTTTCGTGATGGTATCCGTCTGGGGTTTGGTGAATCTTCTTCGAGATTCGCTCCAGTTGAATCAGGCAAACAACGTTCCGAATCTTCTTCCTGCAACTCATAATTAAAAAGTAAAAGAGCTCATCCACGAGCTCTTTTCTTCGTCCTCTTTTCCTATGGAATTACTTGGTAAATTAGAAACAGCCGTTTTAAATCCCGTTATCATAATCCTCTTTGGAGTTGCGGTAGTTATTTTTGTGTATGGGGTTGTTCAATTTATCTGGAAATCCGATGATGAAGAAGCGCGTCAAGTTGGAGCCCAACATATTATGTGGGGACTTATCGGGCTTTTTATTATGACCGCTGCGATTGCTATAAAATCTTTTATCAAAAGCACAATACAGTAAGCATAAATTCTTTTCTAAGTCATCTGATTTATTTAGGCAAAAATAATAGGCGGGGAGTGGCTAATGCCCCTCCTCGCCTATTTTCCATCACCTAATATTTGTACATTGTTTACTGGGTTCTATTTTTACATTTACCTGACTTGGATTCAGGTTTTCTATGAGTACCCATTTTGGTTCATAGTCTCTTGGCGTGCTGGCGCCGATCCGTTTGTCCGCAGTCCGCTCATCCGGAGCCGCCTCGCTTTCCCTGTAGAAAGTTCGGCTGAATTTCTGCGGATTGAAGTCGTTCGGCGGAGAGGGGATTTCGTAGTGCACTCCTCCGTCAGGCAGGCAAACCAATTTGCTTTTGCCCGGAGGGACTTCCACGATACACGGTAGCTTTACAGGCACCCGTGGTTGGATCACCTTCGCTGTGACCACCCGAACTACAGTTTTCGTGGGCCGGGTGGATGGAGCTGGCGCTTTTGCTGTTTTCTGCGGCGCTAGCGCTTTTTCGATTTTCTTCAACTCCAGCGCCTGTTGCGCTGTTGCCTCGGGGGTGGTGGTGCCATATCCGTGTTCGAGGATATACATCACTACGCTCGAGATGGGAATGATGAGAAGACCGAGCGCGATCAGTTTCATTATGATCTCGCCCGGTTTCAGATTGATTCCACCGCTGCTTGCACTCATGCCGATCTCCTTTCAGGTTTCAGTTAGTGTTTACCAGCACCTTCCCCTTTCCAGTTCCAAAAGACACTGGAGAAGGGGAGACAAAAGAGAGCTACAGCAATCTTCTGTTTTAACTCGGAGGACATTGCCTTGTAATCATCCGGAAACGACCACGCGAACACCACGCAAAGTGCGGGCAGACCCAAGGTGAGCAGTCTCGCTTTTGACGGGTTCGTCCACGTGTCTGTCCAGATGAATTTCCAAGCCTTTTCCCCAAAGCCAACTGGACGCGCTGCGGGCGCTTGGGCCGGAGGGTGTCCTGCTTGTGCCGCCGGAGCTGCCGGTGCTGGGACGGGATGTCCCTGCGCCTGGTTTGCTGCCGGTTGAGCTTGTCCTGCCGGCGCCGCTGCTGCCTGAGCCGCTTGAGCCACAGGCGCATTTGCCGCCGGAGCCGCCGGGTTCGCTGCTCCTGCAACTTGCGCTGCGGGAGCTGCTGGCGCCGGAACTGCTGGCGCAACAGGTGGAGCAGGTGCTTGAGGCACTTGCACCACCACTGGTGCTGGCGGATCTGACAGCAAGATCTTTGCCACCTTCGCCAGCACGATAATCGCAACTAATCCTCCGACAACTATGGCCGATTCGAACATTTGTGTCTCCAATCTGCCCCTTTAGGGGTCAAAAAAGTTCCAAGTTTTTTTCAAAAAACAACCCAAATTCCAGATTTTATACTAGCATAAAACATATAAAAAGTCAAATATTTCGGATAGGTAAAATATATATGAAAATAGCCACTCTTCTTCGCAGAAAAGTGGCCATAGGAATTACAATATTCAAGCAATTGGGGCGTTAGTGAGCCGGTGTGGCTGCTTCTTCGGGCTTTGCGGAAGCGTCTGCCGACGTGTCCGCTTTTTCTTCCCCTTTGCCTCCTTTCTTTGAGGAAGATTTGTCGCCCTGAGGAGCTGGCACTGGATTGCTGCCACCCGATACTGGGAGTATGTATTTGCCACCGGTATCACCGAAAATCAAGGTTAAGCTATTCAGATTTTTCGTCTCCGAAAGCTCTGAAAGTGCTTGATTAGCCAATACGTGCGCGGCTTCGGGGCTAATATTTGTCAGCGTCTTTGCATATTCAATATCGCCAGCCACCTTGGCTTTATCCTTGGCCGCAGCGACTTCTGCTTCTGCCAAGCCCACCGCCAGCACTTCTGCCGCTTTGCCGCGAGCTAATTCAGTCTGCTCGTTTGCCTTGTGTATGGCAAGTTCCGCCGCCTCTTCGGCCTTTGCGGCGACATCGTCAGTCTCAAAGTCAAAGCGCGCAAGGTTATCGATATAAATATTTCCCTGCGTCTTTGTGAGCATTTCGTCGCGAACCTTCGCGAGAAATCCTTTGAAGATGCCGGCGTTTTCAATATCGGCATTTGCGCGAACTGTTTTCACGCTTTTGTTCGCGACTACATCCTGGAAGGGCGCTCGCATGCCGGTTTCTAGGTCAACCATATAAGCTCCCGGAGGCAGTGTGTAGTAAAGAAGCTCCGCGCCACGTTCTGCTGTGTAGCTCGTCTTAACCCAGAAGTCCGATTTAATATTGGCTTTTCCCTCGATGTCTTTGAGGATGATAATCACGTATGTGTGATGGGGGATGTAGTTCAAAAGCTCGTTGTGGCTTTCGACCTGATCCCTCGGTGCCTCTTGGGTCGTCCCTTCCTTGCGGGCGCCATTCCACTGGACCCGGAACCTTTTTTGATTTCCGAAAAGACCGATCCACCTCACCTTGTATTTTTTATAGAGGAACTCATCGAACCATTTGATAAATGGTCGTCTGAGAACTCCATAGTAATCCCAGAACGGATCATAATGCTCGTACGTCGGCTCTCCCGGAAGAAACTTTGCCAGTGTGTGGTCCTTTTCCCAAAGGGGGTTGAAATGCATCCCATCCGGCGTTCGCATACTGTACTTGTAATCGTAGAAAAAACCCTTCTCCTGGAAGATCTGCCGATGGCGCGACTGATTCAACTCTGCCACCACCGTCCCGCCTTCTACGGGAAGAGCGAAGAACTTCGCTTTCTTGTCGGGAATCGGCCTCTCTCCCGGTTTCGGTTTCGGCGGGGGTTGGTCCCTCGCTTTTTCCTTGATCCAGTTATTGACCCAGATCTCCAGCTTGCCGTAAAGCGTCGCGATTTCAAATGCCGCCCAAATGAACATTGCGACGATTCCGATGATTAGAACAACCGTTCCCGCTGACAAACCATTTGTGAAGATACCCATGGCGTTACTCCTCTCATTTTGCTTGAACGTCAAAGAACCAACGCCACGGAAACCGCCGAGGCTACGGCCTTTTCTCTCTATAAAAGCGAGAAACAGTAGCTATTTATGGCATAAATTAAAAGAAAAGTCAATTTGACGAGAGGATGATTTTATTGGAATAAAAGGAGAGGACTTGTCGGCTACGCCCGGTACTTTTCGATTTCGCTGAAGTCGGGGGAGAGAATCTTTCTCCTTACAGGAGCAGTACCCCGATTGGATTTTTTCTTCACTCGATAAAGCTAGAAAAAATGCTCAATCGGGCTTCAAGTCCTCTCCCGTAAGTGCCCTTTGGCACTTACTCCCGTGCCAAATTAAAAACTCCAGCAAAAGCTGGAGTTTTTAATTTGTGCCGGGGAGAGGACTTGAACCTCCATGGATTACTCCGCTTGCTCCTAAGGCAAGTGCGTCTGCCAATTTCGCCACCCCGGCATTTATATTTTTAACTAGGTGCGTCCACCTGGGATATCGGTCGTTACACGACCAGTATCCCCGATGGAGATTTTTTACGTTCGACTACGAACTTAAAAATCTGCTCATCGGGGCTTCGATCCCTTCCCGCAAAGCGCCCCGCGCTTTGCTTGGGCGCCTGAAAATTTCTTCAAAATTTTCTGTGCGCCCAGAAGGGATCGAACCTTCGACCTTATCCTTAAGAGGGATCTGCTCTACCAGCTGAGCTATGGGCGCATTATTTAATTTTTTAAACAGGCTAAAATCTAACAGAATTTTGACTCTTCAGCAAATTGTGCCCAGGGCCGGACTCGAACCGGCATGCCTTTTAAGGGGCCGAGGATTTTAAGTCCTCTGCGTCTACCAATTTCGCCACCCGGGCAATTATAAATTGACTGAGGCCACGGCGAGAATCGCACTCGCGTATAGAGATTTTGCAGATCTCTGCCTTACTACTTGGCTACGTGGCCGTATGAACACGACCCGTTTAGTGTAGCATTTTTTAGATTTTTTGCGACAGAGAATCTATTTTTTGGCGGTTCTTTTCTCCTTCATCGATTGCGAAATCAAATAAGGGCATTCGGCCGAGGGAAGTTTTTTCTCGCATGTATTCTTGAAACTCTTTTCGTTTTCGCTTTGCAAAAAGGAGCGCAGTTTCTTCTTTTTCTGTTGGGAAGGCGGTGAAGAAAATGGTCGCTTGTTTCCCGTCTGTTGAGAGCACTACCTTTGTGACAGTGAGAAGGGAAGCGCGAGTGGACTCTTGCGCGAGAAATTGCGCTGCCGCTTCTTTAATAATCGCTATGATTTTTTCGTCTCGAAATTCGGCCATGATTGTTTATTTCTCTACGACGTCAAAACATTCAACTCGGTCTCC encodes the following:
- a CDS encoding pilin, with protein sequence MKTVEKVEHILKNKSAFFFGIFFVLISFLILGALPSSASAATWCSKDPNNVVHVFGSGPACTQGRDASWNVCGTCVVWCAIGKDKKAVNAFPTNDACVQSIANSGVSGGSCRQCTSTDIATINNKLKGYYGTSKPTNGSLFNFNLNGILLGFGSGSYMSLYSADNTINQTWCAASGGGNVVFYSLSSCVAAAGSPEKCSPCQDQGAGNTTPLPTLNTEPGAYCDANGTNYPSLSACVNSQANQGIDSPSCGPCSDPALGGGPHQSPAPFDLGDTGKKPFDLGTTGGSCSGSNGRLPNPLGNTCDLYTLLNKILKVAEQIGGVIIVLAIIYTGFLFVKARGNSEELETAKRAFMWTVIGAGVLLGATVLSKIIENTIKQLQ
- a CDS encoding ribosome-binding factor A, encoding MAEFRDEKIIAIIKEAAAQFLAQESTRASLLTVTKVVLSTDGKQATIFFTAFPTEKEETALLFAKRKRKEFQEYMREKTSLGRMPLFDFAIDEGEKNRQKIDSLSQKI
- a CDS encoding extracellular solute-binding protein is translated as MSNFQIVFIGILIFFAIVGLITFAIVRAPEGSATASVVIWGTVPQQTFDALFTALNQGKQSELKVSYVEKDEATFDTDLAEAIATGHGPDIFLLGQDKIYRHSEKIALIPFTALTQRQFQDTFIQEGNMYLTGNGILALPFVIDPLVMYWNRDLLTNASVVAPPKNWSDFIAFTKKLTLKNNASVLLQSAGAMGEFKNVSNAKEILATLLLQSGNPITKYDQIGWVSALDSSGNSAEEGLRFYAQFGNPTNEAYTWNRSLPLSIDSFASGKLAVYFGFASELKTLRQKNPNLNLDMALMPQPKEVTVSMTFGRMYGLAILKTSPNFVSALNMITYLTSQDVVRNFAVVSGLPPTRLDLLAVPPQDSLSPVMYSSALRSRAWFDPNPTETKNIFQRMIETVSSGQEKYSDAIGLGSQAIQLLFNQNN
- a CDS encoding pilin, coding for MADLSSSKNILSKIFLGFFVFFVIFSVALPVFAWSPFQPVVPPCDGSITAENSDLNDTRTGQSGCGYNAFLQLVSNIIQFLLYIAIPIAAVSFFFAGFLYLTAGGNPGKIEEAHHIFWSALVGIIIMLAAWLIINTILTALVEKGSGFNLLG
- a CDS encoding methyltransferase domain-containing protein, translating into MAFTDPEHNIQQFGLQSGAKVADFGAGSGFYAFEIAKAVGGAGKVYAIDVQKDLLAKIKNEGSKRGFTNIEIIWADVEKPAGTHLKADSVDAVLISNILFQLPDKVGAVAEAKRIVKSGGRILVIDWTDSYGGMGPAFDAIFTAKKAQELFTKAGLTLQTQIRAGDHHYGLIFKK
- a CDS encoding type II secretion system protein, whose product is MFKKLSARKGGFTLIEILVVIGIIAILATIVLIAINPARQFAQANNTQRVSNVNAILNAIGQYSADNKGQLPPNIDNTVREIKKSGGADICSSLVPTYIPALPFDPKTGSYTDCSTYDTNYTVATTTGNRVVVSAPDAELSQTISVTR